A single genomic interval of Peromyscus leucopus breed LL Stock chromosome 7, UCI_PerLeu_2.1, whole genome shotgun sequence harbors:
- the Gramd2a gene encoding GRAM domain-containing protein 2A isoform X2, which produces MTALSRSEPVEAGSNQQMHGKTAPMKSSVPCAEKPEKVQEPPDDSLHWSEGSKGEEIKKYGREGALMSKYNQQYHKLFKDIPLEEMVLKVCSCALQRDLLLHGRLYISPNWLCFHASLFGKDIKVAIPVVSVQLIKKHKMARLLPNGLAITTNTSQKYIFVSLLSRDSVYDMLRSVCTHLQPSSKKSLSVRKFPQEAKCESPEVLVPEMKWRKVCPASTSLSLPDDISCVSRIPTDSTDSCFSSRKPPGSETVCEEDMLEEEPTVDQELRLWDSRLLKVIFVMICFLVASSSYLAFRISRLEQQLCSLNWGGPLPGDR; this is translated from the exons ATGACTGCCCTGAGCCGTAGCGAGCCTGTCGAGGCGGGCAG CAACCAACAAATGCATGGAAAGACAGCGCCTATGAAGAGCTCCGTGCCTTGCGCAGAGAAACCAGAAAAGGTCCAGGAACCCCCAGATGACAG TCTGCACTGGTCAGAAGGCTCGAAGGGTGAAGAGATAAAGAAGTATGGCCGGGAAGGG GCACTAATGAGCAAATACAACCAGCAGTACCACAAGCTGTTTAAAGACATCCCCTTGGAGGAGATGGTTCTCAAAG TGTGTTCCTGTGCCCTCCAGAGAGACCTCCTTCTCCACGGGCGGCTCTATATCTCTCCCAACTGGCTTTGCTTCCATGCCAGCCTCTTCGGCAAGGATATCAAG gtAGCCATTCCTGTGGTATCTGTGCAACTGATCAAAAAACACAAGATGGCGCGGCTCCTTCCCAATGGACTGGCCATCACCACAAACACCAGCCAGAAG TATATCTTTGTGTCTCTGCTCTCCCGGGACAGTGTGTATGACATGCTGAGGAGTGTCTGCACTCACTTACAG ccttccagcAAGAAGAGTCTGAGCGTAAGGAAATTCCCCCAGGAAGCCAAGTGCGAGTCTCCG GAAGTCCTTGTCCCTGAGATGAAGTGGAGAAAAGTATGTCCAGCTTCCACATCCCTGTCACTCCCAGACGACATCTCTTGTGTCTCTCGGATCCCCACAGACTCCACAGATAGCTGcttctcctccaggaagcctccagGGTCTG AGACCGTCTGTGAGGAAGATATGCTGGAGGAAGAACCCACCGTGGACCAGGAACTGAGGCTGTGGGATTCCCGGCTCCTCAAAGTCATCTTTGTGAT GATCTGCTTCTTAGTTGCGTCCTCATCCTATCTGGCATTCCGCATCTCCCGGCTGGAACAGCAGTTATGTTCCTTGAACTGGGGTGGTCCACTCCCAGGGGACAG GTAA
- the Gramd2a gene encoding GRAM domain-containing protein 2A isoform X3, with protein MHGKTAPMKSSVPCAEKPEKVQEPPDDSLHWSEGSKGEEIKKYGREGALMSKYNQQYHKLFKDIPLEEMVLKVCSCALQRDLLLHGRLYISPNWLCFHASLFGKDIKVAIPVVSVQLIKKHKMARLLPNGLAITTNTSQKYIFVSLLSRDSVYDMLRSVCTHLQPSSKKSLSVRKFPQEAKCESPEVLVPEMKWRKVCPASTSLSLPDDISCVSRIPTDSTDSCFSSRKPPGSETVCEEDMLEEEPTVDQELRLWDSRLLKVIFVMICFLVASSSYLAFRISRLEQQLCSLNWGGPLPGDR; from the exons ATGCATGGAAAGACAGCGCCTATGAAGAGCTCCGTGCCTTGCGCAGAGAAACCAGAAAAGGTCCAGGAACCCCCAGATGACAG TCTGCACTGGTCAGAAGGCTCGAAGGGTGAAGAGATAAAGAAGTATGGCCGGGAAGGG GCACTAATGAGCAAATACAACCAGCAGTACCACAAGCTGTTTAAAGACATCCCCTTGGAGGAGATGGTTCTCAAAG TGTGTTCCTGTGCCCTCCAGAGAGACCTCCTTCTCCACGGGCGGCTCTATATCTCTCCCAACTGGCTTTGCTTCCATGCCAGCCTCTTCGGCAAGGATATCAAG gtAGCCATTCCTGTGGTATCTGTGCAACTGATCAAAAAACACAAGATGGCGCGGCTCCTTCCCAATGGACTGGCCATCACCACAAACACCAGCCAGAAG TATATCTTTGTGTCTCTGCTCTCCCGGGACAGTGTGTATGACATGCTGAGGAGTGTCTGCACTCACTTACAG ccttccagcAAGAAGAGTCTGAGCGTAAGGAAATTCCCCCAGGAAGCCAAGTGCGAGTCTCCG GAAGTCCTTGTCCCTGAGATGAAGTGGAGAAAAGTATGTCCAGCTTCCACATCCCTGTCACTCCCAGACGACATCTCTTGTGTCTCTCGGATCCCCACAGACTCCACAGATAGCTGcttctcctccaggaagcctccagGGTCTG AGACCGTCTGTGAGGAAGATATGCTGGAGGAAGAACCCACCGTGGACCAGGAACTGAGGCTGTGGGATTCCCGGCTCCTCAAAGTCATCTTTGTGAT GATCTGCTTCTTAGTTGCGTCCTCATCCTATCTGGCATTCCGCATCTCCCGGCTGGAACAGCAGTTATGTTCCTTGAACTGGGGTGGTCCACTCCCAGGGGACAG GTAA
- the Gramd2a gene encoding GRAM domain-containing protein 2A isoform X1, whose product MANRKRYPQAPLSNMDTFTSSNQQMHGKTAPMKSSVPCAEKPEKVQEPPDDSLHWSEGSKGEEIKKYGREGALMSKYNQQYHKLFKDIPLEEMVLKVCSCALQRDLLLHGRLYISPNWLCFHASLFGKDIKVAIPVVSVQLIKKHKMARLLPNGLAITTNTSQKYIFVSLLSRDSVYDMLRSVCTHLQPSSKKSLSVRKFPQEAKCESPEVLVPEMKWRKVCPASTSLSLPDDISCVSRIPTDSTDSCFSSRKPPGSETVCEEDMLEEEPTVDQELRLWDSRLLKVIFVMICFLVASSSYLAFRISRLEQQLCSLNWGGPLPGDR is encoded by the exons ATGGCTAATAGGAAAAGATACCCCCAAGCTCCCCTTTCTAACATGGACACATTTACCTCTAGCAACCAACAAATGCATGGAAAGACAGCGCCTATGAAGAGCTCCGTGCCTTGCGCAGAGAAACCAGAAAAGGTCCAGGAACCCCCAGATGACAG TCTGCACTGGTCAGAAGGCTCGAAGGGTGAAGAGATAAAGAAGTATGGCCGGGAAGGG GCACTAATGAGCAAATACAACCAGCAGTACCACAAGCTGTTTAAAGACATCCCCTTGGAGGAGATGGTTCTCAAAG TGTGTTCCTGTGCCCTCCAGAGAGACCTCCTTCTCCACGGGCGGCTCTATATCTCTCCCAACTGGCTTTGCTTCCATGCCAGCCTCTTCGGCAAGGATATCAAG gtAGCCATTCCTGTGGTATCTGTGCAACTGATCAAAAAACACAAGATGGCGCGGCTCCTTCCCAATGGACTGGCCATCACCACAAACACCAGCCAGAAG TATATCTTTGTGTCTCTGCTCTCCCGGGACAGTGTGTATGACATGCTGAGGAGTGTCTGCACTCACTTACAG ccttccagcAAGAAGAGTCTGAGCGTAAGGAAATTCCCCCAGGAAGCCAAGTGCGAGTCTCCG GAAGTCCTTGTCCCTGAGATGAAGTGGAGAAAAGTATGTCCAGCTTCCACATCCCTGTCACTCCCAGACGACATCTCTTGTGTCTCTCGGATCCCCACAGACTCCACAGATAGCTGcttctcctccaggaagcctccagGGTCTG AGACCGTCTGTGAGGAAGATATGCTGGAGGAAGAACCCACCGTGGACCAGGAACTGAGGCTGTGGGATTCCCGGCTCCTCAAAGTCATCTTTGTGAT GATCTGCTTCTTAGTTGCGTCCTCATCCTATCTGGCATTCCGCATCTCCCGGCTGGAACAGCAGTTATGTTCCTTGAACTGGGGTGGTCCACTCCCAGGGGACAGGTGA